GCCCTGGGCAGCAGCTCTGTGTAGGGCGCAGACGCGTTCTGCAGAGGGTAGAGCACGAAGGGAGCATTGTCATTGGCATCCAGCACGAGCACGCGCACCAGCGCCTGGCTGCTGAGCTCAGGCAAGCCTTGGTCTGTGGCGCCCACGCGGAACTCAAAGGTCTGCAGGGCCTCATAGTCCAGCGCCCTGAGCGCGAACAGCTGCCCATTGTCGGCATTGATGGAGATGAGCGAGGAGAGGGCCAGCTGAGGGTCGTGGGTGGGCAGCAGCGAGTAGGTGATGAGGGCATTGGAGCCTGAGTCTGAGTCTGTGGCGCTGATGGTGCCTATGTGCAGGGCGGGGCTGTTGTTCTCCTGGACAAACAGGGTGTAGGAGGTTTGTGTGAAGGCGGGGGCGTTGTCGTTGACATCTGAGACCTGAACTGTTATGGTGTGCTGGGTTGCGAGCCTGGGTGTGCCCAGGTCGGTGACTGTGATGGTGATGTTGTACtcagctctgctctctctgtccagtGGTCCCTCTGTCACTAAAGTGTAATAGTTCTTGAAAGTGGGTTTTAAGAGAAATGGGAGATCGTTCTGAATAGAACACACCACCCTTCCATTGTCCCCGGAATCTGGGTCAGAAACACTGAAAACAGCAACTACAGTCTCCAGGGAGTTTTCTGGGATAGGGCTTGTGAGCTTTCTGATAGTCAGCTCTGGGGCATTGTCATTCACATCCAACACCTGTACAGCCACattgcatttccctgaaaagCCACCTCCATCCGTGGCTGCAATTTCTATGTTATAATGGTTAGTTACCTCAAAATCCAACTCTTTGCTCAGACGGATTTCTCCTGTGACCCCGTGTATTGCAAATGGTTGAGAAGCTCCACCGCCTTGAAACAGAGAGTAGACTACATTCCCATGTATCCCAGCATCTAAATCCATGGCAGAGACTGTCAGAACTAAAGCATCGACAGGGCTGTTCTCAGGGACCTGAACCTCATAGAGCGACTGTACAAACTGGGGGGCGTTATCATTGATGTCCACGACTTCAATGCGAACTGTGGTCGTCCCAGACCTGGGTGGAGACCCTCCATCCACAGCAGTGAGGGTTAAAGTGAGCTCAGGCTGCTCCTCCCTGTCCAGGGCTCTATCCAACACCAGCTCTGGGTATTTCCTGCCATCAGCTCGACTGAgagtgaccacatggaaatggaGGTTGGAGCTGACTGTGTAGTTCTGAACAGCATTGTTCCCTATATCAGAGTCCTGAGCTGCCTTCAGAGGAAACACAGTCCCTGGCTGGGCGCTCTCAGGGATTTTTAGGAGCATTTCTTTGTGAGGGAACTCTGGAGAATGGTCGTTTATGTCTGTGAGCTGCAGGTCAGTTTGGAAGAACTGCACAGGGTTTTCCAGTATGAGTTGGAAGTGCAGCAGACAGGGTTCTGTCACCCCACACAGCTCCTCACGATCTAGTTTTTCCTTTAAGAGTAAATTCCCAGTCTCTGTATCCAGCTGCAAGAgctctttgtttcctttgtaaTGGATTTGTGCCCCTCTAGTGGCCAGTTCCCCCACCCTGAGCCTCAGATCTTTTTCCAGGTTAGCCACTAAGTAGccactctctgtttcttctgGCATGGAGTATCTAATTGTCTCTGAGCCAGCCTCCCCCCAAAGCAACAATATAGTAAGAAAAAAGACTTGCCTTTTTTCTGGCGTTTGTCTTAGAGCTGTCTCCATTGTTCAGATGCAGTCCAGGGGACACTGCTTCCTCAAGTCGATTATAATCCACTTATGAGGGTTCGTGAAAACGTTGAACTAAATCCGATAGTGGAGAAACCTTACCTTCTCCTTAAAACTGAGATCAGTCTCCTGGTTCTCAGCTTAAATAAAGAGATGGCGTCCTGAACGTCTGCAGAGCCCATTCTTCACACTGTAAGCCTGCAGCGCCACCAAGTGTCCTCATTTGTTCTTGCATTTCCTtctaaattttaactttaaagcaatCAATATCTTTTTAAGTTACACACGAGTTTGAATTTTAAGACCAGTTTTAGCAATTGAAAGttctaaatataattttactGAATTAAATTTAGGTTGTAAGAATAAGTTTTTGGACAAACTAAGGTGACATTAATGTTTTCTCATCAGAGTCCTGAGTAGATGAATAATCAATCAGCTTTCTTGTGTAGgtttataatttgttttataaCAACAACAGACatatagaaaattttatttcatactttTATATATCCTTTGAAATATAACATACatccagaaagaagaaaaggtcaTATTTCCATAAACCATTGGATTTTTATAATATCATTTAGTTCAGcctagataaaaaataaaataggccaAATTCCAAGAGAACCTGGTCTGGTATTGTTTGGTTACTTTGCTTCTCCAAAAGATACACAATTTTCATGTATAGTTATACCAAGATCATCCAAGAATGAGAGTTCCAGTTGCCTCATATCTCTGGTAGCATTTGGTGTTGTCATCTTTACTTTTAGAACTTTAGTGATTAGTGTGTGGTGACTTCATTTGTAAAGTTAATGAGTATTTGGCTGTCATTCATTATGTGATTCAAGTTTTCATATTGACTGGCCATTAGGATAGAGTCTTGTGAGGAGTGGGTTCATGTCTTTTATATATGTTTCTGATATGGGGcttctatttgtttgcttgttggtcTGAAGAAGCATTTTGTATATTCTATATGATCTctttttcatatacatacatatgctcaAACATTTCCCACTCTGCCTTGAATTTTGTTGATAGTGTGATTTGATCTTTAAAACATCTAATTGTGTTTAGTTTGATCTTGTaatacttttcaattttatttagtaCTTTTATATTTCCATAGTTTAAGGTCATAAAACTATTGTGTATATTTTGAAAGTTTACTTTTCATATATAaacttattcatttaaaatatgttttcaataaaTTAAGTTGGGGTTCTTGATTTCCAAATGCTTTTACACCATGTTATAAAGGTGATGCTCCCCTTCTGAGTGGCTATCACTGTCCTGAATCAGGGTGGTTACAGATCTGCCCCAGTGTTCCAGTTTTCTCTCTGATGATCATGTAATACTCTTTTGTCTTCAGTGCTCTAGATTTATCACAGATTTCATTGAGATGAAAGTCTCCTTTTTAAAGAAGTCTACTTTTAAGGAGTGgttttaaaatcatataaaagGATCTGGAAATTCAGATATTTCCTCTTACACCATACCATGTGCAACCTTCCTCATTATAGGTATCCCCTGCCGAACTGGTAGGTTTCTTACACTGATGAGCCTAAGTGTGTACCACTGAGTCCATATTTTAAATTAGGGCTTCCTCTTGGTGTTATACAATGTATAGCCATGGATAAATTTAATCATACATGCACATACTTTTTAGAATATCAGTTTCAATGTCTCTTCCCACCCCTACACCCATCCTCTAAGTCcatctttctttattgtgtcttcTTAGAATCTTTGCAAATCACTGAtaatttttcttcctccaaagtTAGAATTTTACagtattggttttttttttcagcttggcGTCTATGACTTACTAATGTGCACATAAGCTTCATAATGGCTTTCTGTAAATTGAtaactcatttctttttgttgttgaatagAAATCACCTTTGTGGGTCCCCATGGAGACAGAGGACTGTAGAATTCTCTGGAACTAAACTTACAGGTGGTTTTGTTGGGAcccaaactgggtcctctggaaaaacagcaaggggtcttaaccattgagacaCTTCTCAACCTCTTCATCTACGTtctaaaaaagatttgttttatttcttttgcgtTTTGTGTATGTGAATAAATGTCATGAGAGTGTTAATGACCTTGAAGAGGGTTTTAGATCCCTGAGAGCTGGAGTAAAAGCAGTTGTGATCCCCATGACAAGGGGGGTGGTGCTAAAAACCTCAGAGCCACTTGCTCTAAACCGCTGAGCCATCGCCTCAAGACTTAAATTTTTCCCTATTTATTTCCTATCAGCACGCATTCTTTCCACTAATTCTGTATTCCTTTATTTCCATGAAGTTTTACCATTTATATAGTTTATAACACATATATTTTTGTTATGGAATTGACTTTGAGTCTTAAGTATcaattgtctttttattttctcaattgttACTTGTTTCAAAAGTATtagccattttattttaatgacacTGTTAGTTAATTTTAACATATGGGTCTTTTAGAACATTGTGTTGTGATTtctccttttggttttctttatattattcAGTTTTGTGACAAGCACCTCCTGGTTGCTGGTATATATGTAAAATCTGTCCACAACCATGACCCCATTATCCTCTTCCAGCATGAGCTCATCCTTTGCTCTTAGCTTGACAAAACACTATCTTTCTCAGTCACTCTAACCCTAACAGGCACTAAACTTGATCAAGGTTCTCTGAAGTCCTTACAAATCAATACATTTTGACAAATTTCAAATTGTCAGCATGAGTTCTCTATATCAACTCTGCCAGGCAGGTTCCAACCTGTAATCTTTGTACTTTGTACAGAATCTCAGTCTGCCTTCAGAGGGGTTTCAAGTTATATTTTTAGTCTTCTCTCCTGGGCTGCTGAGTTGACATGTGTCCTGGGCAGGAAAACTGGCCCTGGGCTCAAGTTTTCCATGTTGTGAGGATACTTAATTATGGTGTCTATATCAAGAATCGATTGATTATTCCTTAAGCAAACTGTAAAACTGAGTTCTCATATAAGTGGCTTCCTGTTGCATTGAAGGGATAATTTCTGACATTTGGTCAGTTTTTATGCTTGTTTTCTGATGTCAGATAATCCATCTAAGTTGGAGGGGAAATTTACTAAATATATGTGTAATTTCtaactttgattttaaaatatatgacttTTTGTGACGTTTGATTATGAAGTAAGAAGTGGGTATTTTTTCTTCATAATACTAGGAAGACTGAACAGAGGGACTTGCACATATTAGGCCAGTGTCCTGCTGCTGGACTACAACAGCAAATCTTGGCTTTTTTCAATTTAAACTTGTATCCCAAGTACTGGCATTTAGTTCAGTCTGGTATCCTGAGTAATGGAcaccacaccagaagaggcatcTTGGCATGTACTGGGCAAGCCATTAAAGTTATCTGCCATATTAAAGTCTTACAtgcttgtttgtatttattttttctcacttttatctctttctcacttcaattttaaaattaaataaccaAAAATAACATTTCAAGGATAAGAGATGGCcagcaattttctttttatatttcattacatCCTTAGGTGAGGAAACATTAAATAAGGGAAAGATGCAATTATTTTAACTCTAGATGACACTTGagatttagaaacaaacaaagggTTAACATGATCATTGTGTATCTATTACATGCAGGCATGAAAACTTCCTAAGAAATCCATTGCTTTGTACAGTGAATATACACTTactaaaaagtaaatatataaagataCTAGATTATAAACCAAGCCCTTCAATTGTTCATACTCTGCCAAAGGTTCAATAAAGTTTTCTTGCTGTTATATCCATACAAATTTGGCTAGGTATCAATTACACAATAAGCTTAATCATTAGTTAatttaattcaataaaattaattatagttTAATTAAGAACCATTAATTTTTGTACTATGCAATAGTTAGCAcaactgaaaaattaaattattgagAATACTTCACAGTTACAACAAATACCGAAACAGGAGATAATTATTAAATATCACAAAAAGCATTGTTTTGCTTTCCATATCTATaaaagaaaatagtgaaaattATCAGAATGAATAACCAGAATCAAATAGAATATTGAAATTTCCAGAAATCTCCAGAGTCTTTTGAAAGGTGAGGAGAAGTTGCAGGAAAACCAAAGGAAACGTATATATTACTATAAACTAGAACAGGGCCACAGGGAACAGCATGCTTAGAATGCACAGGTCTATGGGTGTGGTTTCCATTTGggctgtcttggttacttttcctATTTCCAGGATAAAGTAGGAAGGGtttttgactcacagttcaagACTACACCATGATAGGGAAGGTGAAAGACAGGAGTTTGAACAAGAGCACAGTGCATCTCcaggcagagaaaagagagcaATGAGGCTtgtgctcagcccactttctcctcctcatacagtccaggatcccagcctagGGAATAGTGCCATCCACAATGGTTTTCCCATCTCAGTTACCCTAGCATGATAATCCTCCATAGGCATGCCCAGAAGGCAGGTGGTTCTCAATCTCCAGTTCACAACACAAAACCACAAGAGCTCCATTTACACTTTCATTGCTAGATCAAAAAGATCAAATGAGACCATGAAATATCTTGATTCTTTGGAGGATTTCAGTGGTTACTTCTGCTATTCAGATTAGTTTTTGAACAGTGTTGTATCAATCACTGATTTAACAGGTGcggttgtttgtctgtttgattgctgcttttgtttcttggaaGTGTATGTAGGGTCTGGCATGTATGTATGATTATACCCTCAGTCTCTGACACATTTGTTTAGTGACAGAGTTGGCAAATTAACAATACATAAGGTTATCCCTTTACCTTTTTACAAATGAGAttgttaaaattaatatttgtgcTAGCTATGTGGTGGGCAAATAATACAGACAACCTCTAACATATGTGATCCACATAAGAAGAAAAAGGTTATAATTCTTGTGTCTTAATATTTTGATACACTGAGTGTTTATAATTTGAAAGACAGGAATGTTAATTATTAGACTAAAGACTACTCAGGGTAACCATAAGGAATTTCAGTTGTGAGTGAGCTCACTAACAGAATGTATGGTGAGTCCTTAAGAGGTCCTATATTTAATATCCAATAGCAACaggataaaatgaaaaatatgtaaatatcttgggtataaaaacttaaaaatttgtgGTAAAAACAGTAAAGTAGGTGGTGtttaggagacagagagagatggatatctaccagtttgaggccacccttgatatatctatatctatgtctatagatagagatagatagatagatagagatagatagatagatagatagatagatagatagatagatagatagagatagttAGTTCTGGAACCATCAgaaatagtgagatcctgtccgaaaaaaaatacaaaacaaaacaaaacccatacaCACCCCAAAGCAGGTCAAGTAAAATATCTTTTGTTGTCTAATACTTGAGCTAAAGTAAAACCTATGTTGAAGCATAGATACATTTTGTTCCTAATGGTCATTATACCTGAAACTTCTCACTGCAATAgataccaagaaagaaaaaaaaacattttagtaATGGAGGGAATATATGCTTTGATTACACAGCCAATACAATATAATTCACTCAAGAGAAACATTTTGCTG
This DNA window, taken from Cricetulus griseus strain 17A/GY chromosome 2, alternate assembly CriGri-PICRH-1.0, whole genome shotgun sequence, encodes the following:
- the LOC113833706 gene encoding protocadherin beta-6-like translates to METALRQTPEKRQVFFLTILLLWGEAGSETIRYSMPEETESGYLVANLEKDLRLRVGELATRGAQIHYKGNKELLQLDTETGNLLLKEKLDREELCGVTEPCLLHFQLILENPVQFFQTDLQLTDINDHSPEFPHKEMLLKIPESAQPGTVFPLKAAQDSDIGNNAVQNYTVSSNLHFHVVTLSRADGRKYPELVLDRALDREEQPELTLTLTAVDGGSPPRSGTTTVRIEVVDINDNAPQFVQSLYEVQVPENSPVDALVLTVSAMDLDAGIHGNVVYSLFQGGGASQPFAIHGVTGEIRLSKELDFEVTNHYNIEIAATDGGGFSGKCNVAVQVLDVNDNAPELTIRKLTSPIPENSLETVVAVFSVSDPDSGDNGRVVCSIQNDLPFLLKPTFKNYYTLVTEGPLDRESRAEYNITITVTDLGTPRLATQHTITVQVSDVNDNAPAFTQTSYTLFVQENNSPALHIGTISATDSDSGSNALITYSLLPTHDPQLALSSLISINADNGQLFALRALDYEALQTFEFRVGATDQGLPELSSQALVRVLVLDANDNAPFVLYPLQNASAPYTELLPRAAEPGYLVTKVVAVDHDSGQNAWLSFQLLKATEPGLFTVWAHNGEVRTSRLLTERDAPKHRLLLLVKDNGDPPRSASVTLHVLVVDGFSQPYLPLPEVARDSVQDEDKLTLYLVIALASVSSLFLLSVLLFVGVRLCRRARASSLGGCSVPEGHFPGHLVDFSGEGTLSQSYQYEVCLREGSGTASPHLSKDSGDFWKFQYSI